One genomic window of Nicotiana sylvestris chromosome 10, ASM39365v2, whole genome shotgun sequence includes the following:
- the LOC104212203 gene encoding uncharacterized protein — MAVKENDLTPLEIEFVLLKKFGETLMRGALMWYSLLPEHSIDSFEILADSFIKAYAEAEKVQARKADIFRIALGESELLREFVTRFQNKRMLLPAVLDEWAAETFTKGLNSRSSNASRNLNESLFEFQAMTWVDVYNRYKSTIRIEDGQVGFPSSAKGGENNKEKSKDDYDEDRWTSRGRFLPYE, encoded by the coding sequence ATGGCAGTAAAAGAAAATGATTTAACACCTCTCGAAATTGAATTTGTGTTACTAAAGAAATTCGGAGAAACTCTTATGAGAGGAGCTCTGATGTGGTATTCATTATTACCCGAGCATTCCATAGATTCCTTTGAGATACTCGCGGATTCTTTCATCAAGGCCTATGCCGAGGCCGAAAAAGTTCAAGCCCGAAAGGCTGATATATTCAGGATTGCGCTGGGAGAGTCTGAGTTGCTACGAGAATTTGTTACCCGTTTCCAGAACAAAAGAATGTTGCTCCCGGCTGTCCTGGATGAATGGGCGGCTGAAACATTCACTAAGGGACTGAATTCGAGAAGTTCAAATGCTTCCCGGAATTTGAACGAAAGCTTGTTTGAGTTTCAGGCAATGACTTGGGTAGATGTATACAACCGGTACAAGTCAACGATAAGAATCGAAGATGGTCAAGTTGGCTTTCCATCGTCGGCCAAAGGAGGGGAAAATAATaaggaaaaatcaaaagatgactATGACGAGGATAGATGGACTTCGAGGGGTCGATTTTTGCCATACGAATGA